From the genome of Kitasatospora acidiphila, one region includes:
- a CDS encoding condensation domain-containing protein, giving the protein MSDLSTPLTAERLPLGYEQDWYQANTRGGTGAHKNVRISFRILGPLVPEALDEVVRRFTARHDALQLQPLPGPDGTGTTGQYLRPLGAGEPVMLRESVTARSAEQFSRYASALLSRDFTAPWAGDGDRPFRVRLLRYEPDHHALLATFQNLVFDGRAHHLFASELWRDYQALVQGDPVPDTAPSFAAAVARQRTGFGPEHLARARASWRKRLEFAARHPWRQPASAAPTEGGTLRIELPARAWPALRERCAEARCSVSQWVIAAFVRAVAGQAGLRRVALWTTMDSRGFRDRDLVGMLAGTCPVAVRDPAAALPAVLAEVRARLLEALRYQQLTAAELHGLAAELAAGGGASLARDIFVSLRRFDGEYPVTREQRALRITADAYPLRRIAFTGSAALHLRCTEFRDRLLIDLTFDGPRVGRLLAQAIADQLGNDLMTDRP; this is encoded by the coding sequence GTGTCTGACCTGAGCACTCCGCTCACCGCCGAGCGGCTCCCGCTCGGTTACGAGCAGGACTGGTACCAGGCGAACACCCGGGGTGGCACCGGCGCCCACAAGAACGTCCGGATCTCCTTCCGGATCCTCGGCCCGCTGGTCCCGGAGGCCCTCGACGAGGTCGTCCGACGCTTCACCGCCCGACATGACGCGCTCCAGCTGCAACCGCTGCCGGGGCCTGATGGCACCGGAACCACCGGGCAGTACCTGCGCCCGTTGGGAGCCGGGGAGCCGGTCATGCTGCGCGAGAGCGTCACCGCGCGCTCGGCCGAGCAGTTCTCGCGCTACGCCTCCGCCCTGCTCTCCCGGGACTTCACCGCCCCCTGGGCCGGTGACGGCGACCGGCCGTTCCGCGTGCGGTTGCTGCGCTACGAGCCGGACCACCATGCGCTGTTGGCCACCTTCCAGAACCTGGTGTTCGACGGGCGCGCGCACCACCTGTTCGCCAGTGAACTGTGGCGGGACTACCAGGCGCTGGTCCAGGGCGATCCGGTGCCGGACACCGCCCCGTCCTTTGCCGCCGCCGTGGCCCGCCAGCGCACCGGCTTCGGGCCGGAGCACCTGGCCCGGGCCCGGGCGAGCTGGCGCAAGCGCCTGGAGTTCGCCGCCCGCCATCCCTGGCGGCAGCCGGCCTCCGCGGCGCCGACCGAAGGTGGAACGCTCCGGATCGAGCTTCCCGCACGTGCCTGGCCGGCCCTGCGGGAGCGCTGCGCCGAAGCGCGCTGCAGCGTGTCGCAGTGGGTCATCGCCGCCTTCGTCCGGGCAGTGGCCGGGCAGGCCGGACTGCGCCGGGTCGCCCTGTGGACCACGATGGACTCGCGAGGCTTCCGCGATCGGGACCTCGTCGGGATGCTGGCCGGCACCTGCCCCGTGGCCGTGCGCGATCCGGCCGCCGCGCTGCCCGCCGTGCTAGCCGAGGTGCGGGCCCGACTGCTGGAGGCACTGCGGTACCAGCAGTTGACCGCCGCGGAACTCCACGGGCTGGCCGCGGAGCTGGCCGCGGGCGGCGGCGCGTCGCTGGCCCGCGACATCTTCGTCAGCCTGCGCCGCTTCGACGGGGAGTACCCGGTGACCCGTGAGCAGCGGGCGCTGCGGATCACCGCGGACGCCTACCCGCTGCGCCGGATCGCCTTCACCGGCTCCGCCGCCCTGCACCTGCGCTGCACCGAGTTCCGGGACCGCCTCCTCATCGACCTCACGTTCGACGGCCCCCGGGTCGGCCGTCTGCTGGCGCAAGCCATCGCCGACCAGCTGGGCAACGACCTCATGACGGACCGGCCCTAA
- a CDS encoding acyl carrier protein, whose translation MSIPSPAPGHLLALLLDAAAQVFGRPVAAHDSFFELGGDSIAAVELATVAERLTGIEVDTELIVEQADFTALAAALTPASTAPEAAR comes from the coding sequence ATGAGCATCCCCAGCCCAGCACCCGGCCACCTCCTCGCCCTGCTGCTGGACGCCGCCGCCCAGGTGTTCGGCCGACCGGTTGCCGCGCACGACAGCTTCTTCGAGCTGGGCGGCGACTCGATCGCCGCGGTCGAGCTCGCCACTGTCGCCGAGCGACTGACCGGCATCGAGGTCGACACGGAACTCATCGTCGAGCAAGCGGACTTCACGGCCCTGGCGGCCGCCCTGACGCCTGCCTCGACAGCACCGGAGGCTGCCCGATGA
- a CDS encoding class I adenylate-forming enzyme family protein — protein MSQPYLWDPWATAAEQPERTAVIADEERCSYRELVRTADAFAAGLQAHRVPAGATVSTDIPTGPLFFALALAALRHGYGLLPVGRALLASATGHAVLRSMTVVLHVMDDQPARWATPMPPCPVLTATELTAAGAAVRPPTPAARAGYLAFTTSGTTGEPQGVPRPRPPRPYRGVAVAERYGAGRDLGPHLMANPSYHLGTLGPALYALQAGSAVVVQRSWSPCAFAELVDRHRADSAMLSPDRLLDLVGAGRAPARRLRVLFHGGAACPPAVKRAAIELLGPVLHEYYGTSRGTLTEITVPQWLAHPGSVGRPLAGIGIEILAAGRPVPAGELGSVHARLRGADRAAGEPDLLDTGDIGFLDPDGYLFVVGRTGQRDPLGEPLLEHGIRLLNGVFDVAVLGGADQHCFVESSRSDTAGLSAEVAATARRLGLLPPRLTVAPPGSLPRTPSGKIHRAGLAGQRAAQGS, from the coding sequence ATGAGCCAACCGTACCTCTGGGACCCGTGGGCGACGGCCGCCGAACAACCCGAGCGCACCGCCGTCATCGCCGACGAGGAACGCTGCAGCTACCGCGAACTGGTCCGCACTGCGGACGCATTCGCCGCAGGCCTGCAAGCGCACCGGGTACCGGCCGGCGCGACGGTGTCCACCGACATCCCCACCGGGCCGCTCTTCTTCGCGCTGGCGCTCGCCGCCCTGCGCCACGGCTACGGCCTGCTACCGGTCGGCCGCGCCTTGCTCGCCTCCGCGACGGGCCACGCGGTACTGCGGAGCATGACGGTGGTCCTACATGTGATGGACGATCAGCCCGCCCGGTGGGCCACGCCCATGCCGCCCTGTCCCGTGCTGACCGCCACCGAGCTGACCGCCGCCGGTGCGGCGGTGCGGCCGCCGACCCCGGCAGCGCGGGCCGGCTACCTGGCCTTCACCACCTCCGGAACGACCGGCGAGCCCCAGGGCGTACCACGCCCCCGCCCACCTCGTCCCTACAGGGGCGTTGCGGTGGCCGAGCGATACGGCGCGGGCCGCGACCTGGGCCCGCACCTGATGGCCAACCCCAGCTACCACCTGGGCACGCTGGGCCCCGCGCTCTATGCGCTGCAGGCCGGCAGCGCGGTCGTCGTCCAGCGCAGTTGGTCGCCCTGCGCCTTCGCCGAGCTCGTCGACCGACACCGAGCGGACAGTGCGATGCTCAGCCCCGACCGGCTGCTCGACCTGGTCGGCGCCGGGCGGGCACCCGCCCGGCGGCTGCGCGTCCTGTTCCACGGCGGAGCCGCCTGCCCGCCCGCGGTCAAGCGCGCCGCGATCGAACTGCTCGGTCCAGTGCTGCACGAGTACTACGGCACCTCCCGGGGCACGCTGACGGAGATCACCGTCCCGCAGTGGCTGGCGCATCCAGGCTCGGTTGGCCGCCCGTTGGCGGGGATCGGGATCGAGATCCTCGCCGCGGGCCGGCCGGTGCCGGCCGGCGAGCTCGGCTCGGTGCACGCCCGGCTGCGCGGTGCGGATCGCGCCGCGGGCGAACCCGACCTGCTGGACACCGGCGACATCGGATTCCTGGACCCCGACGGCTACCTCTTCGTCGTGGGCCGCACCGGGCAGCGCGACCCGCTGGGGGAGCCGCTGCTTGAGCACGGGATCCGCCTGTTGAACGGCGTCTTCGACGTCGCCGTCCTGGGCGGCGCCGATCAGCACTGCTTCGTCGAGAGCAGCCGCTCCGACACCGCCGGACTCAGCGCGGAGGTCGCCGCGACCGCCCGCCGCCTCGGCCTGCTCCCACCGCGGCTCACCGTCGCACCGCCGGGCTCCCTGCCACGGACCCCGAGCGGCAAGATCCACCGGGCCGGGCTGGCCGGGCAACGCGCCGCACAGGGCAGTTGA
- a CDS encoding AMP-binding protein, translating into MAHLWPTVHACHRPTGPAVTVHQDGEIQARLTFAELSAAVDRFARVLTGRHITAGARVLLVLPNGLEFSTALLGALRAGLVAVPAPTPDLARQEALRERITGIAADCAPALAITLEDWIDQLHRILRRLPEPPALLSWEQLGRADGAPPRRPSSPPPVAAPDDIAFLQYTSGSTGQPKGVAVSHRALHASCHQAAAVYAETPADTAVTWVPLHHDMGLITGLFRPLFTGYESVLLSPREFARSPASWLSAVSALRGTLSSAPNFAYEHCVRRISPAAAADFDLSSWRVARNAGEVVHPGTADRFTDRFAAAGFRASAFCPSYGMAEATLTVTAATPRRPALRLAVDRDELHHGRVLPVDDGTTAPTIRLLSSGTPLPGTRVAIRARFTDPPDDERTDRNTDRPTRQYADRPGDRYLPDGQVGEILLCGPQLFTGYWPADGARPSAWHATGDLGFRHQEQLFVLGRCDDTLVHRGRNYHAADVRTACAAIPELRPGRCAALAGAPDADRSGTERVVLVAELADPAEAPSAELALRVKRELARTLDLYVSDVHFLAPGTLPMTTSGKIRVAETARRLRLGTLPPRSPAAPH; encoded by the coding sequence ATGGCACACCTGTGGCCGACGGTGCACGCGTGCCACCGGCCCACCGGACCCGCAGTGACCGTCCATCAGGACGGTGAGATACAGGCCCGGTTGACCTTTGCCGAGCTGTCCGCTGCAGTGGACCGGTTCGCAAGAGTTCTGACTGGACGTCACATCACCGCTGGCGCAAGAGTGCTACTGGTACTGCCCAACGGGCTGGAGTTCAGCACGGCCCTGCTCGGCGCACTGCGCGCCGGCCTCGTCGCGGTCCCCGCGCCGACTCCCGACCTCGCCCGGCAGGAGGCTCTCCGCGAGCGCATCACCGGCATCGCGGCCGACTGTGCACCCGCGCTGGCAATCACCCTTGAAGATTGGATCGATCAGCTCCACCGGATCCTGCGCCGCCTGCCCGAGCCGCCCGCGCTGCTCAGCTGGGAGCAGCTCGGCCGAGCCGACGGCGCCCCGCCCCGGCGACCGTCCTCGCCACCACCGGTCGCCGCACCGGACGACATCGCCTTCCTCCAGTACACCTCCGGCTCCACCGGCCAGCCCAAAGGCGTGGCCGTCAGCCACCGAGCGCTGCACGCCAGTTGCCACCAGGCGGCGGCGGTCTACGCGGAGACCCCCGCGGACACGGCGGTCACCTGGGTGCCGCTCCACCACGACATGGGCCTGATCACCGGCCTGTTCCGGCCGCTGTTCACCGGCTACGAGTCGGTCCTGCTGTCACCCCGGGAGTTCGCCCGCTCGCCCGCGAGCTGGCTGTCGGCCGTCAGCGCGTTGCGCGGGACGCTGTCCAGCGCGCCGAACTTCGCCTACGAGCACTGCGTGCGCCGGATCTCCCCCGCAGCGGCCGCCGACTTCGACCTCAGCTCATGGCGAGTGGCGCGCAACGCCGGCGAGGTGGTCCACCCCGGCACCGCGGACCGCTTCACCGACCGGTTCGCCGCAGCCGGGTTCCGGGCGAGCGCCTTCTGCCCCTCGTACGGCATGGCGGAGGCGACCCTGACCGTCACCGCCGCGACACCACGGCGGCCGGCCCTCCGGCTGGCCGTCGACCGGGACGAGCTGCACCACGGCCGCGTGCTCCCGGTCGACGACGGCACCACGGCACCGACCATCCGGCTGCTCTCCTCGGGGACGCCGCTGCCCGGCACCCGCGTGGCTATCCGGGCCCGGTTCACCGACCCACCCGACGACGAGCGCACCGACCGGAACACCGACCGACCCACCCGCCAGTACGCCGACCGACCCGGCGACCGCTACCTGCCGGACGGCCAGGTGGGCGAGATCCTGCTGTGCGGACCGCAGTTGTTCACCGGATACTGGCCCGCCGACGGCGCCCGCCCGTCCGCCTGGCACGCCACCGGTGACCTCGGCTTCCGTCACCAGGAACAGCTGTTCGTCCTCGGACGCTGCGACGACACCCTGGTTCACCGCGGCCGGAACTACCACGCGGCGGACGTCCGGACAGCCTGCGCCGCGATCCCGGAACTGCGCCCGGGCCGGTGCGCCGCGCTGGCCGGTGCACCGGACGCCGACCGGTCCGGCACCGAACGGGTGGTTCTGGTGGCGGAGTTGGCGGACCCCGCCGAGGCGCCCAGTGCCGAGCTCGCGCTGCGGGTAAAACGTGAACTCGCCCGCACCCTCGACCTCTACGTCAGCGATGTACACTTCCTCGCCCCGGGCACCCTGCCGATGACCACCAGCGGCAAGATCCGGGTGGCAGAGACCGCTCGCCGGCTGCGGCTCGGCACTCTGCCACCCCGTTCGCCTGCGGCGCCTCATTGA
- a CDS encoding LmbU family transcriptional regulator has translation MPESRSSILGGPERRAVPAAGRPGTPGQPTGGPAVGARVGVGGGPVQALSTSLRMPRGLPLAAWLRVGKQLGAIGNSSAWWAGDWLVYGASTYPGRYRTAISGTMLDYQTLRNYAWVARKFEVARRREALSFQHHQEVAALPPAEQDRWLDRALEHRWSKAELRRRLRGQLVPPPQPCALLRPQLRFELAAEQWTSWQQAAQCEDGDVVRWLMRLADQAVSVARGGERPPAQ, from the coding sequence ATGCCCGAGTCCCGTAGTTCGATCCTGGGCGGACCGGAGCGGCGTGCTGTTCCGGCGGCCGGGCGGCCGGGCACGCCAGGTCAGCCGACCGGGGGCCCGGCGGTCGGTGCGAGGGTAGGGGTGGGCGGCGGCCCGGTGCAGGCGCTGAGCACGTCGCTGCGGATGCCACGGGGGCTGCCGCTGGCGGCCTGGCTGCGGGTCGGCAAGCAGCTGGGGGCGATCGGCAACTCCTCAGCGTGGTGGGCCGGCGACTGGCTGGTGTACGGCGCGAGCACCTATCCCGGGCGGTACCGCACGGCGATCAGCGGGACCATGCTCGACTACCAGACGTTGCGGAACTACGCGTGGGTCGCCCGGAAGTTCGAGGTGGCCCGGCGGCGTGAGGCGCTGAGCTTCCAGCACCACCAGGAGGTGGCAGCGCTGCCACCGGCCGAGCAGGACCGTTGGCTGGACCGGGCACTGGAGCACCGGTGGTCCAAGGCCGAGCTGCGGCGCCGGCTGCGCGGCCAGCTGGTGCCGCCGCCGCAGCCGTGCGCGCTGCTGCGGCCGCAACTGCGGTTCGAGCTCGCCGCGGAGCAGTGGACCAGTTGGCAGCAGGCAGCGCAGTGCGAGGACGGCGATGTGGTGCGGTGGCTGATGAGATTGGCCGACCAGGCAGTGTCAGTGGCGCGGGGAGGGGAGCGGCCGCCGGCTCAATGA
- a CDS encoding TetR/AcrR family transcriptional regulator gives MARAQTTPKRPYAPRMPPAERREQLLDAALEIINTAGVAAVSVDSVARLAGVTRPVVYGQFTDSDHLLRDLLEREGERALAQLADVITTDPAGADPADTFTAVARGFYDAVLAHPARWRAILLPVDTSPAPVRRYKEATEADIRARFAEAVRRLLQDRPGGETVDVDLLAHVLLTTLEDGGRLLLRDPATYPPERLTDLARFLVETFLHRYRS, from the coding sequence ATGGCCAGAGCGCAGACCACCCCCAAGCGGCCCTACGCTCCGCGGATGCCGCCGGCCGAGCGCCGCGAGCAACTGCTCGACGCCGCACTGGAGATCATCAACACCGCCGGCGTCGCCGCGGTGTCCGTCGACTCCGTCGCCCGCCTCGCCGGCGTCACCCGGCCGGTGGTCTACGGCCAGTTCACCGACTCCGACCACCTCCTGCGCGACCTGCTCGAACGCGAGGGAGAGCGCGCCCTCGCCCAGCTCGCCGACGTCATCACCACCGACCCGGCCGGCGCCGACCCCGCCGACACCTTCACCGCCGTCGCCCGCGGCTTCTACGACGCCGTCCTCGCCCACCCCGCACGCTGGCGCGCCATCCTGCTGCCCGTCGACACCTCACCCGCACCGGTACGCAGGTACAAGGAGGCCACCGAGGCCGACATCCGCGCCCGCTTCGCCGAGGCCGTCCGCCGGCTCCTCCAGGACCGGCCCGGCGGCGAGACCGTCGACGTCGACCTCCTCGCCCACGTCCTGCTCACCACCCTCGAGGACGGCGGCCGACTGCTCCTGCGCGACCCCGCCACCTACCCCCCGGAACGGCTCACCGACCTGGCCCGCTTCCTCGTCGAGACCTTCCTCCACCGCTACCGTTCCTGA
- a CDS encoding PaaI family thioesterase: MHDQTTTTFPQEILDEWAATGIDLPAVFSLGALCDRMGIRIQHASADRVVGTLPVEGNAQPYGLLHGGASAVLAESLGSTAAALHGGPTKYPVGVDLNCTHHRSVRSGLLTGVATAAHLGRTTATYEIVVTDETARRVCTARLTCLLRTAD, encoded by the coding sequence ATGCACGACCAGACCACGACCACCTTCCCCCAGGAGATCCTGGACGAGTGGGCCGCTACGGGAATCGACCTGCCGGCCGTCTTCTCCCTGGGCGCGCTCTGCGACCGCATGGGGATCCGCATCCAGCACGCCTCCGCCGACCGCGTAGTCGGCACGCTCCCCGTCGAGGGCAACGCCCAGCCCTACGGCCTCCTGCACGGCGGGGCCTCGGCCGTCCTCGCCGAGAGCCTCGGCTCGACGGCAGCGGCACTGCACGGAGGCCCCACCAAGTACCCCGTCGGAGTCGACCTGAACTGCACGCACCACCGCAGCGTCCGCTCCGGCCTGCTGACCGGAGTCGCCACCGCCGCGCACCTCGGCCGCACCACGGCGACCTACGAGATCGTCGTCACCGACGAGACCGCCCGACGGGTGTGCACCGCCCGCCTCACCTGCCTCCTGCGCACCGCCGACTGA